One Triticum dicoccoides isolate Atlit2015 ecotype Zavitan chromosome 3B, WEW_v2.0, whole genome shotgun sequence genomic window, CTTGAGTATCTTGTATTTGAATTAttaatgttgatctcatcactctttaattaattgaattgagtttaatgatgatatttttaattgggatttgagttggggttaccttctcaaatattgggcaacttgggagtagttaaataaatttattcctttgttgtaggaaaaaactagctttatgcaaaatcataaacttagagcctccaccagccaaatattgcatgtagatatagttcttgcatttcattgctttacagtataactatgccagcatattcaatgtgctgacctacacggctgcaacgtctcatgttgcagactactcaaacgacgaataaggtgcgataggtcattggttTGCACTCAATTATGCCGtttgagttgatggactcatttaccttcgaagcttctgcagttatttagtttagatggccttcagccatgatattttgtgtaatcatactctttatgaggactcgatgtactaagtgtgtgattgaactctattataattcTTTGAGtattatgcgtgtcagcattaacgatccagggatgacactgatgcatagagacttcggtccattcggaTCGTGGTCGCTGCATAGGGGCGTCGGCGGCAAGAGAGGGACTGCGGGCAAAGGATAGTGCATCCACCAACGAGGGAGGGGCGACTTTTAGGTCGGGGGTGGCTGACGTGTGTACGCGTGGTGCGCATCGTCGCGCCAtccctgcgccgcccgtgaggaatcaatggaaggctggtcggcggcagccttggcattgattccccgtgAGAAACCGAGGCGATGAGGTAGACGAAACGCGGctggtcgctgactcggcgggtccATCGGCTTTCGCACCAAAAACGTTTTCCCCGGCGCCCCCTAGCacgcgggttcggcctgggtccgccggcgacaAATTTCAGCCTAACCAGCGAAAAGtgggcttctgggggcgcgacaGGGCCCTTCTTTTAGCACCGGCAATAAAAAAGGGACTTGAGGCCTGTTGGGGGGGGCGAATGGAGATGCTCTAAAGTGCACCTAGAATAGCACCAAACGGGCAAACATGCTACCTTGAACAGTAGGCGATCAACCCATTGAAATGCACATGTACGACATTCTTTAAGGGACTTTTTTCTTTCTAAGGGGCTTTCTTTTTGTAAGTTGCTTTCAAATAAATTTGGCTTCAAAAAAGacgtgtcttcttcctcttgctacTCGCCCCCTTCCTCCTAACACCCTTTGACGTCTGCGGGCCATCTGACGCCCCCACCCACCGTAGGCGGCGTTGTCGTGCGACCCTTGTTCCCCTACCCAGTCCAAGCCATTGCATAAGTCTGTCTACCGCCAACAGCCCCTCAAACCACACCATCTTTTCTAGCTCTGACGAGACGAGCGTCCTATTTAGAACCACGCCATCTTGTGACGTCCCTGGCTCGGTTTCGCCGCCGCTCACCGCAGCGCCCCCGCCTCCGCCTCGGGGTTGTGCTCTTTGAAAATAGATTGACGCGAGGTGCAAATCCAGGCACTTACTAATAGCAAACACAACATCTTAGACACATACTAGTAGGGCAAAAGAACCCCTCAAAAAACAAAACTAGTGgggcaaaagaaactagtggggcaAAAGAGAAATAGACTGTCCCGTAGGAGCACGAATGCAACTTGCGTCCAAATTAAATCCTTGGATTGATGACTAATTAACGATGAAATTAGCAGCTTCTCGACATCCCCATCGCCCAGCGTCACTCACTGCTCCGTTTTTGCGCCTTCAATTTTCTATTCGTTTCGTTTGTGGGAGGAGACTTTTGCGCCTTCATCCATTTATCCGTTCTCtcgttttcttctttctcctcttctGTCCGACCTAAACAACTGACCAATTCCCTCTGAGAAAGAAAGCAATTGCCTAATTTTCCTGGCTGCTGAGGAAATCCTTGCTGTTCCGGCGACCTAAAGTCTCCTCCGAGGCGGCTGGGGTTTGGGGATTTGTCAATTTTCTTGATTTCAGCCCTCTTGTTGGGGCTGCCGAGGCCGGATTATGAGATGGGCTTCTTGTCGTGCCTGTTCCGGTGCCCCGAGGAGGAGGAGCGGGTGGTGAAGGAGCACGATGACGACGAGGACTCCGGCGGAATCGACCATGGAGTGGCTTCAGGTGATGATGACTGCCCTAGTAATCCCTCCGTGCTTTACCTACTAATCCGGCTAGAAATGTTCGTTTCTTGGTGTTGGTCGGTCTGTATCTTGTTCTCGCGGAAGGAGAGATAATCGAGTCCCTTCAGCTCATGACCCCAACAAATTCTCTCTTGGGGATGGTTCCCAGCTGGAGGGTATTTTTTTGACGATGTGTTATACTCAGCAATCAGAAATTTCCAGTGGCGAGTCCACCTTTACTTTCTTGTGGTGTTGCAATTCCTCTAGCAGTTAGAATTTTGTTTGTGAGAGAAAGAAGTTTGTTCATGAGTAGCTGCACAGCTTTATCAGGGAAACAGAAAATGAAACACGATTAGTAAAGTGGAAACCAAAAATTATGAAGAAGATGAACAGTAATAGATCGAAGACCATGGCAAGAAAATTGAAAAGGCACAATGAAATACTTCCCGCAAAAAAAATACTTATGTGCTAGTACTATTCTTGTTTGTCCCAGCGTCCTTTCTTTTTCAGGGGCATTACTGCATTAGTTTATTTAAATgtggattttttttttttgaaaaggaggttaaacccccggcctctgcatcaatcgatgcatacagCCATCTTTATTACTTATTACACAAAGGTCTGACAAGAAAATACATCAAGCCATCCgaagccaccactcacacctacaaactcgataatgtggagtgctctcacCCCACATATCTAAAACTGGTGTCGTCGCcgatccatccacataacgtaTCGGAACCAACAACCGGTGCAGCAGACCTAAAGCGCGCACCATATGCACACGTTTTAGAAGCCAGAAGCCGCCATCATCCTCGGACCGCTGACCCATCTTCATATTTAAATGTGGATGTGTATTTGTTCTTTTGAATTGCTCATTAATAGTGAATTTCTTCAGAGTCATCAGAAAGTGCCCCACTGAAGACTGAATCCGCACATATGGAAGGAATCCAGAGAAATGGCACACATAATGAGGCGACGATCTTCACTTTGCGTGAGCTCGTTGATGCCACCAAAAACTTCAGCAAGGATTTTCAGTTGGGGCGAGGAGGATTTGGTTGTGTGTATAAAGCATATCTGAATGATGGTCAGGTTTGTATTTGGTAGTTATAAACTAGACTTCTCACCTACAGTAATATAATTCTCATTGAATATCAGTTATTGGAGATGTGGAAACTATAACAATCTTGCCCATATTTTCGTATTGTATGATAATATTGTTTCAGCATTTGCTGCATGGCAGGTTGTTGCAGTCAAACAACTTGATCTAAATGGGCTTCAGGGGAACCGAGAATTCCTTGTGGAGGTTCTCATGCTCAACCTCTTGCATCACCCTAACCTTGTCAATTTGATAGGGTACTGTGTTGACGGTGATCAACGCTTGCTCGTTTATGAATATATGCCATTGGGATCACTAGAAGACCATCTGCACGGTTAGTTTATGTTGGAAAATGTGTGAAGTTATACTATTATCAGGATACAGCCATCAGAATTCAGAAACCATTTGTTAATTTCTAGTAATGAGAGCATATATGTAGATGGTAGGATCTTTATTTTTTCAATGTCAGCACATTTTAGTTCGTGATACTTAGCATATCTGGGTGCTTTGAAGATGGTGAAAAGTTGTTCTAACTTGTGAGAAATGCTATAAGCTAACTATCAGTTCTTGTCAGTTGATTTAATTAAGTATTTCTTTCTTTAAGTTTGTGGCATCATCCTCTTTGTTCAGTAGATCCCAATTAAATCTGATCTAGGTTGTTCCTGTTTCCATTGCTTGCTATATTTGATCAAAAGCTTAAGCTAGAATGGGACGCTCTGATGACCTATCAAATAACGAGCCTAGCTATCTAATAATCTAGTGATGAGATTACCCTAAACAGAATCCATCGAGGGGGTAATATTTCAATGATGGATTGTTCACCCTTGAGAAAACTCAGATTTTAATCATAATCAATTTGTTGAATAGATAAATTTGCTTAGACAGTGGTTCTTTTATCTAACTTTGTGTTCCTTTCTAGTATTATTATACCACATGCGTCAATAAGAAGTGAAGAACTCACATGCTCCTTGACATGTCACTGACCTTGAAACCTAAGATATTTTTTGTGATAATTTACCATTTTCTTACTTCCATCTATTAGAGTTACACATGAATGTGCTCTATACTGTTATGCTGTTGTTTACTGGATACCCCCATTAATAAATTAATGTTCATGCTTTAAACAGACCTTCCACCCAATAAAGAACCTCTAGATTGGACAACACGGATGAAGATAGCTGCGGGTGCAGCTGCTGGTTTGGAATACCTACATGATAAGGCAAATCCACCAGTTATTTACCGAGATATTAAGCCATCAAACATTCTTCTTTCTGAAGGGTATCATGCGAAGTTGTCTGACTTTGGACTTGCTAAACTTGGTCCTGTGGGTGATAAGACTCATGTGACAACCCGTGTCATGGGGACCTATGGCTATTGTGCTCCTGAGTACGCTGCGACTGGACAGCTAACGGTTAAGTCTGACATCTATAGTTTTGGTGTGGTGTTCCTCGAGCTAATTACAGGACGAAGGGCACTCGATAGCAATCGGCCTCGTGAGGAACAGGACTTGGTCTCATGGGTAGGTTTTGACAATCTCACAGTGCAGCTAACTGGTCCAATAATCATGATTttataataaaaaaacaaaaatggaTACATGTCTAGAGAAGTATGAAAAGGCTATAAAGCTTAATAGGCATGCATTGTTATTTCATTCTGACTACGTTCCTTATAATAACAGTGCATGTGTTTGATACTGGAAAAAAAACCGGTTATGTGGAATGTGGCGGTTGAACTGATGAATATAATAACAGTGCATGCGTTTGATACTGGAAAACTGTACAACT contains:
- the LOC119275746 gene encoding probable serine/threonine-protein kinase PBL7 isoform X2, whose product is MGFLSCLFRCPEEEERVVKEHDDDEDSGGIDHGVASESAPLKTESAHMEGIQRNGTHNEATIFTLRELVDATKNFSKDFQLGRGGFGCVYKAYLNDGQVVAVKQLDLNGLQGNREFLVEVLMLNLLHHPNLVNLIGYCVDGDQRLLVYEYMPLGSLEDHLHDLPPNKEPLDWTTRMKIAAGAAAGLEYLHDKANPPVIYRDIKPSNILLSEGYHAKLSDFGLAKLGPVGDKTHVTTRVMGTYGYCAPEYAATGQLTVKSDIYSFGVVFLELITGRRALDSNRPREEQDLVSWARPLFKDQRKFPKMADPLLRGRFPKRGLYQALAIAAMCLQEKSRNRPLIREVAAALSYLSSQTYDGNDAAVRRYLDGPSTSKVSDDQVNQDDALASQHGAQTWMHDRMNDLVPEGKEHCRSGSNRGVRGRVVPNGVDRDRALADANVWAEAWRRHEKASKVRVTDEILG
- the LOC119275746 gene encoding probable serine/threonine-protein kinase PBL7 isoform X1: MGFLSCLFRCPEEEERVVKEHDDDEDSGGIDHGVASESSESAPLKTESAHMEGIQRNGTHNEATIFTLRELVDATKNFSKDFQLGRGGFGCVYKAYLNDGQVVAVKQLDLNGLQGNREFLVEVLMLNLLHHPNLVNLIGYCVDGDQRLLVYEYMPLGSLEDHLHDLPPNKEPLDWTTRMKIAAGAAAGLEYLHDKANPPVIYRDIKPSNILLSEGYHAKLSDFGLAKLGPVGDKTHVTTRVMGTYGYCAPEYAATGQLTVKSDIYSFGVVFLELITGRRALDSNRPREEQDLVSWARPLFKDQRKFPKMADPLLRGRFPKRGLYQALAIAAMCLQEKSRNRPLIREVAAALSYLSSQTYDGNDAAVRRYLDGPSTSKVSDDQVNQDDALASQHGAQTWMHDRMNDLVPEGKEHCRSGSNRGVRGRVVPNGVDRDRALADANVWAEAWRRHEKASKVRVTDEILG